From Salinicola endophyticus:
CTTCATCGTCGACCCGCGGGTCCAGGGCAACATCTCGTTGACCAGCCAGCGTCGGCTGAGCGCCGACGAGCTCTATCGCCTGTTCCAGAACGAACTGCAGATCAACGGCTACGCCACGGTACCGCTCGCCGACGGCCAGGTGCGCATCGTGCCGGCCCAGGCCTCGCGCACCCAGCCGCTGCCGCTCGGCGACGCCGCCCAGGGGGCCAACGTCGCCACCAGCGTGATCGCCACACGCAACCTCGACGCCGCTACCCTGGCCGGCGTGCTGCAGCCGCTGGTCGACAGCCAGGTGGGGACGGTCACGCCGTGGCCGGAGAGTCATCTGGTGGTGGTCACCGACTGGCGCGACAACCTCCGGCGGCTGACCCAGCTGGCCGAACGCCTGGACCGCCAGCGCGATCTCCAGGCCGCGGTACTCCCGCTCGAGCACGCCACCGCCGACGAGCTCGCCGGTACCCTGGATACACTGATGCAGCGCGAGGGTGGCGGTCAGGTGAAGGTGGTGGCCAACCCCCGCGCCAACGCCCTGGTGGCCTACGGCGACCCCGCCGGGCTGGCGCGGGTGCGCCAGCTCGCCGCCTCGCTGGACAAGCCCCAGGCCGAGGCGCAGCAGCGCAACACCCGGGTGATCTATCTCGACAACGTCAGCGCCGAATCGGTGGTCTCGGTGCTCGGCGGGCTGACCGGCGAACGCCCGCAGAACGCGGGCAGCGCCAATCCCCAGGGTCAGGTGCAGCAGCTACTGCAGCGCGCCAGCGGCGGCGATAGCGCGCTGCAGGGCGGCAGCCTCGCCAGCGCAAGCAGCGGCATGGGTAGCCGCGTCGGGCTGCCTGCGCTACCGGACGCCACCAGCCGCAATGCCGCGCTCGCCGGCACCCTCGGCAGCGGCGACGACGCGGTCGGCTTCGCCGTCCACCCCTCGACCAACGCCCTGGTGCTGATCGGCCCTCCGGCACGGCTCGACGCCTACGCCAGCATCATCAAGAAGCTCGACATCCGCCGCGCCCAGGTAGCGGTAGAGGCGATCATCGCCGAGATCACCGAGTCGCGCGCCAAGCGCCTGGGCGTGCAGTGGCTGTTCGGCGATCTCTCCGGCAGCGGCACGGTGCCGGTGGGCGGCTTCAACTACGCCGCCGACGGCCAGCCGGGGATCAATGCCATCGCCGGCGCCGCCGCGCGCAACGACACCAGCCAGCTGGCGCGGCTGCTCGGCAGCATCACCGGGGCCAGCGCCGGGGTG
This genomic window contains:
- the gspD gene encoding type II secretion system secretin GspD gives rise to the protein MRPLPYRLVVTLLLALLLPTPALAQSQTQPPADDTSATAADATPRYDVDFQQTSLREFIDSVGRITGHAFIVDPRVQGNISLTSQRRLSADELYRLFQNELQINGYATVPLADGQVRIVPAQASRTQPLPLGDAAQGANVATSVIATRNLDAATLAGVLQPLVDSQVGTVTPWPESHLVVVTDWRDNLRRLTQLAERLDRQRDLQAAVLPLEHATADELAGTLDTLMQREGGGQVKVVANPRANALVAYGDPAGLARVRQLAASLDKPQAEAQQRNTRVIYLDNVSAESVVSVLGGLTGERPQNAGSANPQGQVQQLLQRASGGDSALQGGSLASASSGMGSRVGLPALPDATSRNAALAGTLGSGDDAVGFAVHPSTNALVLIGPPARLDAYASIIKKLDIRRAQVAVEAIIAEITESRAKRLGVQWLFGDLSGSGTVPVGGFNYAADGQPGINAIAGAAARNDTSQLARLLGSITGASAGVGRISDSGVSFAALLGALQSDSETNLLSTPSLTTLDNAQAYILVGQEVPFVTGSTTFNENPYQIIQREDIGVSLRIRPSISSDNTIRMDIVQEVSSIDPNVQASDVVTNKREIETSVITRDGGIVVLGGLISNAGNSTSAQVPLLGDIPLLGKLFQYNRDEQEKRNLMVFIRARVLRDAAQMDSATADKYRYMRAQQLLAGFDDDQALAPWETATTVAGGTAASGSGMASAAPSAPGQPRWSTLFPDQRSRLGSLAP